Genomic DNA from Candidatus Afararchaeum irisae:
ATGTGAGAGATGTCCTTCTACGAGTACGTCTTCCTCCGACTCGATCTCTTCGCGTACGGCTTCTACGTCGACCTCGGGGACACCGTACTCTTCGTCGTATCCCTGGGTGAATCCAGATCCCGACTCGACGAGGTCGGTGATAGCCAAGCCTTCTAATCCGAGTCTCTCGGCGAGTGGCTCACAAACCGTGGTCTTACCGGTTCCGGGTGTCCCGGTGAGGGCTACGCGCATACTGCGTTTATCTCTCTGACAGCGCGTCTTGTCTCGTCGTCGGTTCCCACCGAGACACGTATACAGCCCGGGAGTCCGAAGCTCGTTGTGTCTCTCACGATTATACCTCTCTTCTCAAGCTCCTCAGCGACCTCTGACGCCGACATACCCGACGGTTCAACGTCGACGAGGACGAAGTTGGCTTCCGACTCGAAGGTGGGAAGCTCTATCTCCGACGAGAGGTAGCCGCGTCCCCATTCGACGAGATCGACTGTATCTTCGAGATGTCCGTCGTCTTCGAGGGCACCTATAGCACCGTGTAACGAGAGTGTTCCTACGGAGAAAGGGGTCGTGACCTTTCGGTACGCCGCAGCTAGCCAGTCGGGTACTACGCCGTATCCGACACGGAGTCCCGCGAGCCCGAACGCCTTCGAGAAGGTGCGTGCGACTGCTACGTCGTCCCTCTCGACAGCCTCAGGCGCGAAAGAAGGCTGGTCGGAGAACTCACCGTAAGCCTCGTCGACGAAGACTAAGCCGTCCACCTCGTCGGCTATCTCGGTTATACCGTCCTTGGTGAGGCTGGTTCCTGTCGGGTTGTTGGGTGTCGTGAGATATATTATCTTCTCACCCGAGTAAGCATCGAGTACAGCCTCTGGAGTCATCTCGAAGCCGTCTTCCTTCGAGAGAGAGAAGCTCGACTCGTTGCCCCCGAGATACCTCGCTGACATGCCGTAGTACGAGAAGCCGGGTGACGGCGTGAGTACGGAGTCGCCGTCCTCTATGACCGCACGTCCCACGGTGTCGAAGACTCCGTCGGCACCAGCCCCTAAGACGACGTTCCCTTCGGGGACACCGATGTACTCCGCAACCTTCTGCCTTAGAGTCTCGTTGAGAGCGGTCGGGTAGATGTTGGCTCCGTCGACGTTCCGACGTATCCTCTCGACCGCGGCGTCGGGTG
This window encodes:
- the hisC gene encoding histidinol-phosphate transaminase, yielding MSDLLKELSGFDEYVPGKGIDEVAFEHGLSPDEMAKLASNENPLGPPDAAVERIRRNVDGANIYPTALNETLRQKVAEYIGVPEGNVVLGAGADGVFDTVGRAVIEDGDSVLTPSPGFSYYGMSARYLGGNESSFSLSKEDGFEMTPEAVLDAYSGEKIIYLTTPNNPTGTSLTKDGITEIADEVDGLVFVDEAYGEFSDQPSFAPEAVERDDVAVARTFSKAFGLAGLRVGYGVVPDWLAAAYRKVTTPFSVGTLSLHGAIGALEDDGHLEDTVDLVEWGRGYLSSEIELPTFESEANFVLVDVEPSGMSASEVAEELEKRGIIVRDTTSFGLPGCIRVSVGTDDETRRAVREINAVCA